A window of Rhododendron vialii isolate Sample 1 chromosome 11a, ASM3025357v1 contains these coding sequences:
- the LOC131307772 gene encoding nectarin-1-like yields the protein MVAAGKLSVVVMVLVATISNSVSADPDMLQDVCVADLNNAVKMNGFACKTNFSALDFFFAGLATPQPTNNTLGSIVTLASVFQVPGLNTLGVSMNRIDFAPGGLNPPHEHPRATEILFVLYGELEAHFITTANVLVSVTLKQGEIFTFPKGLVHFETNIGKEPAATISGFNSQNPGREDIPTSLFAATPPVPDSVLSKTFQISYQEVDAIKSKIAR from the exons ATGGTTGCTGCTGGAAAACTCTCAGTGGTCGTAATGGTACTAGTAGCCACCATTTCCAACTCTGTTTCTGCAGATCCGGATATGCTCCAAGACGTCTGTGTTGCTGATCTCAATAATG CTGTGAAGATGAATGGTTTTGCCTGCAAGACAAACTTCAGCGCATTAGATTTCTTCTTTGCCGGTCTAGCAACGCCACAGCCCACCAACAATACGCTGGGTTCAATCGTGACTCTAGCTAGCGTGTTTCAAGTTCCTGGCCTCAACACCCTAGGTGTCTCCATGAATCGCATCGACTTTGCCCCCGGTGGCCTTAACCCGCCCCACGAGCACCCACGCGCCACCGAGATATTGTTCGTTCTCTACGGAGAATTGGAAGCTCACTTCATTACCACAGCCAATGTGCTTGTTTCTGTGACCCTCAAACAGGGTGAGATATTTACTTTCCCTAAGGGTTTGGTTCACTTCGAAACTAATATTGGGAAAGAACCGGCCGCCACTATCTCTGGGTTTAACAGCCAGAATCCAGGCCGCGAGGACATTCCCACCTCGTTGTTTGCCGCCACACCCCCGGTGCCGGATAGTGTGTTAAGTAAGACTTTCCAGATATCATATCAAGAGGTTGATGCAATCAAGTCAAAGATTGCTAGATAG